A window of the Gossypium arboreum isolate Shixiya-1 chromosome 2, ASM2569848v2, whole genome shotgun sequence genome harbors these coding sequences:
- the LOC108462220 gene encoding uncharacterized protein LOC108462220 isoform X2, translating into MMQIEQQQQQPQQQQNQLMVQNSGSLSFSSHLSKEDEEISKSALSTFRAKEEEIERKKMEVREKVQLQLGRVEEETKRLAVIREELEALADPMRKEVAQVRKKIDAVNKELKPLGNTCQKKLVSESEKLRMKKLEELSKNIDSIH; encoded by the exons ATGATGCAGATTGAGCAGCAACAACAGCAGCCCCAGCAGCAACAAAACCAGTTAATGGTTCAAAACTCTGGGAGTTTAAGCTTTAGCAGTCACTTGTCTAAAGAAGATGAAGAGATCTCTAAATCAGCTCTTTCTACTTTTAGAGCTAAAGAAGAAGAGAttgaaaggaagaagatggaAGTTAGAGAAAAAGTTCAGCTTCAGTTAGGTCGTGTTGAAGAAGAAACTAAACGTCTGGCTGTGATTCGTGAG GAGCTTGAAGCACTTGCAGATCCTATGAGGAAGGAAGTTGCTCAGGTGAGGAAGAAGATTGACGCAGTTAACAAAGAATTGAAGCCATTAGGGAACACTTGCCAGAAAAAG CTGGTGAGTGAAAGCGAAAAGTTAAGGATGAAGAAGCTGGAGGAGCTGAGTAAGAACATAGATTCCATACACTGA
- the LOC108462220 gene encoding uncharacterized protein LOC108462220 isoform X1, with protein MMQIEQQQQQPQQQQNQLMVQNSGSLSFSSHLSKEDEEISKSALSTFRAKEEEIERKKMEVREKVQLQLGRVEEETKRLAVIREELEALADPMRKEVAQVRKKIDAVNKELKPLGNTCQKKEREYKEALDAFNEKNKEKVQLITKLMELVSESEKLRMKKLEELSKNIDSIH; from the exons ATGATGCAGATTGAGCAGCAACAACAGCAGCCCCAGCAGCAACAAAACCAGTTAATGGTTCAAAACTCTGGGAGTTTAAGCTTTAGCAGTCACTTGTCTAAAGAAGATGAAGAGATCTCTAAATCAGCTCTTTCTACTTTTAGAGCTAAAGAAGAAGAGAttgaaaggaagaagatggaAGTTAGAGAAAAAGTTCAGCTTCAGTTAGGTCGTGTTGAAGAAGAAACTAAACGTCTGGCTGTGATTCGTGAG GAGCTTGAAGCACTTGCAGATCCTATGAGGAAGGAAGTTGCTCAGGTGAGGAAGAAGATTGACGCAGTTAACAAAGAATTGAAGCCATTAGGGAACACTTGCCAGAAAAAG GAAAGGGAGTACAAGGAAGCCCTTGATGCATTTAATGAAAAGAACAAGGAAAAAGTACAACTAATCACAAAGTTAATGGAG CTGGTGAGTGAAAGCGAAAAGTTAAGGATGAAGAAGCTGGAGGAGCTGAGTAAGAACATAGATTCCATACACTGA